One window from the genome of Vicugna pacos chromosome 21, VicPac4, whole genome shotgun sequence encodes:
- the ARHGEF2 gene encoding rho guanine nucleotide exchange factor 2 isoform X4, producing MRPAPPALLRFSAGIPGESGPGIWWLPIRWDWVFWAAQKKVARSREKEKMKEAKDARYTNGHLFTTISVSGMTMCYACNKSITAKEALICPTCNVTIHNRCKDTLANCTKVKQKQQKAALLKNNTALQSVSLRSKTTTRERPSSAIYPSDSFRQSLLGSRRGRSSLSLAKSVSTTNIAGHFNDESPLGLRRILSQSTDSLNMRNRTLSVESLIDEGAEVIYNELMSDFEMDEKDFAADSWSLAVDSSFLQQHKKEVMKQQDVIYELIQTELHHVRTLKIMTRLFRTGMLEELQLEPGVVQGLFPCVDELTDIHTRFLSQLLERRRQALCPGSPRNFVIHRLGDLLISQFSGPSAEQMRKTYSEFCSRHTKALKLYKELYARDKRFQQFIRKVTRSAVLKRHGVQECILLVTQRITKYPVLINRILQHSHGIEEERQDLTVALGLVKELLSNVDQDVHELEKGARLQEIYNRMDPRAQTPVPGKGPFGREELLRRKLIHDGCLLWKTATGRFKDVLMLLMTDVLVFLQEKDQKYIFPALDKPSLVSLQNLIVRDIANQEKGMFLISAAPPEMYEVHTASRDDRSTWIRVIQQSVRVCPSREDFPLIETENEAYLRRMKMELQQKDRALVELLQEKVGLFAEMTHFQVEEDCGSGMPLPTLPRGLFRSESLESPRGERLLQDAIREVEGLKDLLVGPGAELLLTPREPALPVELDSGGNTSPGVTANGEARTFNGSIELCRADSDSSQKDRNGNQLRSPQEEALQRLVNLYGLLHGLQAAVAQQDTLMEARFPEGPERREKLTRANSRDGEVGRAGAVTPEKQATELALLQRQHALLQEELRRCRRLGEERATEAGSLEARLRESEQARALLEREAEEARRQLAALGHTEPLPAEAPWARRPLDPRRRSLPAGDALYLSFTPPQPSRGHDRLDLPVTIRSIHRPFEDRDRQELGSPEERLQDSSDPDTGSEEEGSSRLSPPHSPRDFTRMQDIPEETESRDGEPVAPES from the exons ATGAGACCCGCGCCTCCAGCTCTGCTTCGATTTTCTGCTGGAATCCCGGGAGAGAGTGGACCTGGGATTTGGTGGCTTCCGATCCGGTGGGACTGGGTGTTTTGGGCCGCGCAAAAGAAAGTTGCTCGG AGCCGGGAAAAGGAGAAGATGAAGGAAGCCAAGGATGCCCGCTATACCAACGGGCACCTCTTCACCACCATCTCCGTTTCGGGCATGACCATGTGCTATGCCTGTAACAAGAGCATCACAGCCAAGGAAGCCCTCATCTGCCCAA CCTGCAATGTGACTATCCACAACCGCTGTAAAGACACCCTCGCCAACTGTACCAAGGTCAAGCAGAAG CAACAGAAAGCTGCCCTGCTGAAGAACAACACTGCCTTGCAGTCTGTTTCACTTCGCAGTAAGA CCACCACCCGGGAGCGGCCTAGCTCTGCCATCTACCCCTCCGACAGCTTCCGGCAGTCTCTGCTTGGCTCCCGCCGCGGCCGCTCCTCCTTGTCTTTAGCCAAGAGTGTTTCTACCACCAACATTGCTGG ACACTTCAATGATGAGTCTCCACTGGGGCTGCGCCGGATCCTCTCCCAGTCCACAGACTCCCTCAACATGCGGAACCGGACCCTGTCAGTGGAGTCCCTCATCGATGAAG GTGCAGAGGTGATCTACAATGAGCTGATGAGTGACTTTGAGATGGATGAGAAGGACTTTGCAGCTGATTCCTGGAGCCTTGCTGTGGATAGCAGCTTCTTGCAGCAGCATAAAAAGGAGGTGATGAAGCAGCAGGATGTCATCTACG AGCTAATCCAGACAGAGCTGCACCATGTGCGGACGCTGAAGATCATGACCCGCCTCTTCCGCACGGGGATGCTGGAAGAGCTGCAGCTGGAGCCAGGGGTGGTCCAGGGCCTGTTCCCCTGCGTGGATGAGCTCACTGACATCCACACACGCTTCCTCAGCCAGCTGTTAGAACGCCGGCGCCAGGCCCTGTGTCCCGGCAGCCCCCGGAACTTTGTCATCCATCGCTTGGGTGACCTGCTCATCAGccag TTCTCAGGTCCCAGCGCAGAGCAGATGCGTAAGACCTACTCAGAGTTCTGTAGTCGCCACACCAAGGCCTTAAAGCTCTATAAGGAGCTGTACGCCCGAGACAAACGCTTCCAGCAGTTCATCCGG AAAGTGACCCGCTCAGCTGTGCTGAAGCGGCATGGGGTACAGGAGTGCATCCTGCTGGTGACTCAGCGCATCACCAAGTACCCGGTGCTCATCAACCGGATCCTGCAGCATTCCCATG GGATTGAGGAGGAACGCCAGGACCTGACGGTGGCACTGGGGCTGGTGAAGGAGTTGCTGTCCAACGTGGATCAGGATGTGCATGAGCTGGAGAAAGGGGCCCGCCTGCAGGAGATCTACAACCGCATGGACCCTCGGGCCCAGACCCCGGTGCCTGGCAAGGGTCCCTTTGGCCGAGAGGAGCTTCTGCGGCGCAAGCTCATCCACGATGGGTGCCTGCTCTGGAAGACAGCAACTGGGCGCTTCAAAG ATGTGCTGATGCTGCTGATGACAGATGTGCTGGTGTTTCTCCAGGAGAAGGACCAGAAGTACATCTTTCCTGCCCTG GACAAGCCCTCGTTGGTATCACTGCAGAATCTAATCGTGCGGGACATTGCCAACCAGGAGAAAGGGATGTTTCTGATCAGCGCGGCACCCCCTGAGATGTATGAAGTCCACACGGCATCCCGGGATGACCGGAGCACCTGGATCCGCGTCATTCAGCAGAGCGTgcgcgt ATGCCCATCCAGGGAGGACTTCCCCCTGATTGAGACAGAGAATGAGGCTTACCTGCGACGTATGAAGA TGGAGCTGCAGCAGAAAGACCGGGCATTGGTGGAGCTGCTGCAGGAGAAGGTTGGGCTGTTTGCCGAGATGACCCATTTCCAAGTGGAAGAGGATTGCGGCAGTGGGATgcccctgcccaccctgcccaGGGGCCTTTTCCGCTCTGAGTCCCTCGAGTCCCCTCGTGGCGAGCGGCTGCTACAGGATGCCATCCGTGAGG tGGAGGGCCTGAAAGACCTACTGGTGGGGCCTGGAGCAGAGCTGCTCTTGACACCCCGGGAGCCAGCCCTGCCCGTGGAACTAGACAGCGGTGGTAACACGAGTCCTGGGGTCACTGCCA ATGGTGAGGCTAGAACCTTCAATGGCTCAATTGAGCTCTGCAGAGCCGACTCGGACTCCAGCCAGAAG GATCGAAATGGAAATCAGCTGAGATCTCCCCAGGAG GAAGCGTTGCAGCGACTGGTCAATCTCTACGGACTTCTACATGGCCTACAG GCGGCTGTGGCCCAGCAGGACACTTTGATGGAAGCCCGGTTCCCGGAGGGCCCTGAGCGGCGGGAGAAGCTGACCCGAGCCAACTCCCGGGATGGGGAGGTTGGCAGAGCCGGAGCTGTGACTCCTGAAAAGCAAGCTACAGAACTGGCGTTGCTGCAGCGGCAACATGCGCTGTTGCAGGAGGAGCTGCGGCGCTGCCGGCGGCTTGGCGAAGAGCGGGCAACTGAGGCCGGCAGCCTGGAAGCCCGGCTCCGGGAGAGCGAGCAGGCCCGAGCTCTGCTGGAGCGGGAGGCTGAAGAGGCTCGCAGGCAGCTGGCCGCCTTGGGCCACACAGAACCACTCCCGGCAGAGGCACCCTGGGCCCGCAGGCCTCTAGATCCTCGACGTCGCAGCCTCCCTGCAGGCGATGCCCTGTACTTGAGTTTCACGCCCCCACAG CCCAGCCGAGGCCACGACCGCCTGGATTTGCCTGTGACTATTCGCTCCATCCATCGACCCTTTGAGGATCGAGACAGGCAGGAGCTGGGAAGCCCAGAGGAGCGGCTGCAAGATAGCAGTGACCCCGACACCGGCAGTGAGGAGGAAGGTAGCAGCCGTCTATCTCCGCCCCATAGTCCGCGAG ACTTCACCAGAATGCAGGACATCCCGGAAGAGACTGAGAGCCGCGACGGGGAGCCTGTAGCTCCAGAGAGCTAA
- the ARHGEF2 gene encoding rho guanine nucleotide exchange factor 2 isoform X7, translated as MKEAKDARYTNGHLFTTISVSGMTMCYACNKSITAKEALICPTCNVTIHNRCKDTLANCTKVKQKQQKAALLKNNTALQSVSLRSKTTTRERPSSAIYPSDSFRQSLLGSRRGRSSLSLAKSVSTTNIAGHFNDESPLGLRRILSQSTDSLNMRNRTLSVESLIDEGAEVIYNELMSDFEMDEKDFAADSWSLAVDSSFLQQHKKEVMKQQDVIYELIQTELHHVRTLKIMTRLFRTGMLEELQLEPGVVQGLFPCVDELTDIHTRFLSQLLERRRQALCPGSPRNFVIHRLGDLLISQFSGPSAEQMRKTYSEFCSRHTKALKLYKELYARDKRFQQFIRKVTRSAVLKRHGVQECILLVTQRITKYPVLINRILQHSHGIEEERQDLTVALGLVKELLSNVDQDVHELEKGARLQEIYNRMDPRAQTPVPGKGPFGREELLRRKLIHDGCLLWKTATGRFKDVLMLLMTDVLVFLQEKDQKYIFPALDKPSLVSLQNLIVRDIANQEKGMFLISAAPPEMYEVHTASRDDRSTWIRVIQQSVRVCPSREDFPLIETENEAYLRRMKMELQQKDRALVELLQEKVGLFAEMTHFQVEEDCGSGMPLPTLPRGLFRSESLESPRGERLLQDAIREVEGLKDLLVGPGAELLLTPREPALPVELDSGGNTSPGVTANGEARTFNGSIELCRADSDSSQKDRNGNQLRSPQEEALQRLVNLYGLLHGLQAAVAQQDTLMEARFPEGPERREKLTRANSRDGEVGRAGAVTPEKQATELALLQRQHALLQEELRRCRRLGEERATEAGSLEARLRESEQARALLEREAEEARRQLAALGHTEPLPAEAPWARRPLDPRRRSLPAGDALYLSFTPPQPSRGHDRLDLPVTIRSIHRPFEDRDRQELGSPEERLQDSSDPDTGSEEEGSSRLSPPHSPRDFTRMQDIPEETESRDGEPVAPES; from the exons ATGAAGGAAGCCAAGGATGCCCGCTATACCAACGGGCACCTCTTCACCACCATCTCCGTTTCGGGCATGACCATGTGCTATGCCTGTAACAAGAGCATCACAGCCAAGGAAGCCCTCATCTGCCCAA CCTGCAATGTGACTATCCACAACCGCTGTAAAGACACCCTCGCCAACTGTACCAAGGTCAAGCAGAAG CAACAGAAAGCTGCCCTGCTGAAGAACAACACTGCCTTGCAGTCTGTTTCACTTCGCAGTAAGA CCACCACCCGGGAGCGGCCTAGCTCTGCCATCTACCCCTCCGACAGCTTCCGGCAGTCTCTGCTTGGCTCCCGCCGCGGCCGCTCCTCCTTGTCTTTAGCCAAGAGTGTTTCTACCACCAACATTGCTGG ACACTTCAATGATGAGTCTCCACTGGGGCTGCGCCGGATCCTCTCCCAGTCCACAGACTCCCTCAACATGCGGAACCGGACCCTGTCAGTGGAGTCCCTCATCGATGAAG GTGCAGAGGTGATCTACAATGAGCTGATGAGTGACTTTGAGATGGATGAGAAGGACTTTGCAGCTGATTCCTGGAGCCTTGCTGTGGATAGCAGCTTCTTGCAGCAGCATAAAAAGGAGGTGATGAAGCAGCAGGATGTCATCTACG AGCTAATCCAGACAGAGCTGCACCATGTGCGGACGCTGAAGATCATGACCCGCCTCTTCCGCACGGGGATGCTGGAAGAGCTGCAGCTGGAGCCAGGGGTGGTCCAGGGCCTGTTCCCCTGCGTGGATGAGCTCACTGACATCCACACACGCTTCCTCAGCCAGCTGTTAGAACGCCGGCGCCAGGCCCTGTGTCCCGGCAGCCCCCGGAACTTTGTCATCCATCGCTTGGGTGACCTGCTCATCAGccag TTCTCAGGTCCCAGCGCAGAGCAGATGCGTAAGACCTACTCAGAGTTCTGTAGTCGCCACACCAAGGCCTTAAAGCTCTATAAGGAGCTGTACGCCCGAGACAAACGCTTCCAGCAGTTCATCCGG AAAGTGACCCGCTCAGCTGTGCTGAAGCGGCATGGGGTACAGGAGTGCATCCTGCTGGTGACTCAGCGCATCACCAAGTACCCGGTGCTCATCAACCGGATCCTGCAGCATTCCCATG GGATTGAGGAGGAACGCCAGGACCTGACGGTGGCACTGGGGCTGGTGAAGGAGTTGCTGTCCAACGTGGATCAGGATGTGCATGAGCTGGAGAAAGGGGCCCGCCTGCAGGAGATCTACAACCGCATGGACCCTCGGGCCCAGACCCCGGTGCCTGGCAAGGGTCCCTTTGGCCGAGAGGAGCTTCTGCGGCGCAAGCTCATCCACGATGGGTGCCTGCTCTGGAAGACAGCAACTGGGCGCTTCAAAG ATGTGCTGATGCTGCTGATGACAGATGTGCTGGTGTTTCTCCAGGAGAAGGACCAGAAGTACATCTTTCCTGCCCTG GACAAGCCCTCGTTGGTATCACTGCAGAATCTAATCGTGCGGGACATTGCCAACCAGGAGAAAGGGATGTTTCTGATCAGCGCGGCACCCCCTGAGATGTATGAAGTCCACACGGCATCCCGGGATGACCGGAGCACCTGGATCCGCGTCATTCAGCAGAGCGTgcgcgt ATGCCCATCCAGGGAGGACTTCCCCCTGATTGAGACAGAGAATGAGGCTTACCTGCGACGTATGAAGA TGGAGCTGCAGCAGAAAGACCGGGCATTGGTGGAGCTGCTGCAGGAGAAGGTTGGGCTGTTTGCCGAGATGACCCATTTCCAAGTGGAAGAGGATTGCGGCAGTGGGATgcccctgcccaccctgcccaGGGGCCTTTTCCGCTCTGAGTCCCTCGAGTCCCCTCGTGGCGAGCGGCTGCTACAGGATGCCATCCGTGAGG tGGAGGGCCTGAAAGACCTACTGGTGGGGCCTGGAGCAGAGCTGCTCTTGACACCCCGGGAGCCAGCCCTGCCCGTGGAACTAGACAGCGGTGGTAACACGAGTCCTGGGGTCACTGCCA ATGGTGAGGCTAGAACCTTCAATGGCTCAATTGAGCTCTGCAGAGCCGACTCGGACTCCAGCCAGAAG GATCGAAATGGAAATCAGCTGAGATCTCCCCAGGAG GAAGCGTTGCAGCGACTGGTCAATCTCTACGGACTTCTACATGGCCTACAG GCGGCTGTGGCCCAGCAGGACACTTTGATGGAAGCCCGGTTCCCGGAGGGCCCTGAGCGGCGGGAGAAGCTGACCCGAGCCAACTCCCGGGATGGGGAGGTTGGCAGAGCCGGAGCTGTGACTCCTGAAAAGCAAGCTACAGAACTGGCGTTGCTGCAGCGGCAACATGCGCTGTTGCAGGAGGAGCTGCGGCGCTGCCGGCGGCTTGGCGAAGAGCGGGCAACTGAGGCCGGCAGCCTGGAAGCCCGGCTCCGGGAGAGCGAGCAGGCCCGAGCTCTGCTGGAGCGGGAGGCTGAAGAGGCTCGCAGGCAGCTGGCCGCCTTGGGCCACACAGAACCACTCCCGGCAGAGGCACCCTGGGCCCGCAGGCCTCTAGATCCTCGACGTCGCAGCCTCCCTGCAGGCGATGCCCTGTACTTGAGTTTCACGCCCCCACAG CCCAGCCGAGGCCACGACCGCCTGGATTTGCCTGTGACTATTCGCTCCATCCATCGACCCTTTGAGGATCGAGACAGGCAGGAGCTGGGAAGCCCAGAGGAGCGGCTGCAAGATAGCAGTGACCCCGACACCGGCAGTGAGGAGGAAGGTAGCAGCCGTCTATCTCCGCCCCATAGTCCGCGAG ACTTCACCAGAATGCAGGACATCCCGGAAGAGACTGAGAGCCGCGACGGGGAGCCTGTAGCTCCAGAGAGCTAA